In one window of Zingiber officinale cultivar Zhangliang chromosome 11A, Zo_v1.1, whole genome shotgun sequence DNA:
- the LOC122031416 gene encoding B3 domain-containing protein Os04g0581400-like, whose translation MEAFRVVLQPTPSSSSSSPSLASSLWRPELGTVVAADGSNGRREHMFDKVVTPSDVGKLNRLVIPKQFAERFFPLEPDMADKGVLLCFEDAAGEQWSFRYSYWHSSQSYVMTKGWSRFVKEKHLHAGDTVSFLRAPTVQPPLH comes from the coding sequence ATGGAGGCATTTAGAGTGGTGCTACAACCTACAccatcctcctcctcttcttctccctccTTGGCGTCTTCTCTGTGGAGGCCTGAATTAGGCACCGTGGTGGCAGCAGATGGCAGCAACGGGCGGAGGGAGCACATGTTCGACAAGGTGGTGACTCCGAGTGACGTCGGGAAGCTGAACAGGCTGGTGATCCCCAAGCAGTTCGCCGAGAGGTTCTTCCCGTTGGAGCCAGATATGGCCGACAAGGGGGTGTTGCTCTGCTTCGAGGATGCCGCCGGCGAGCAGTGGAGCTTCCGATACTCCTACTGGCACAGCAGCCAGAGCTACGTGATGACCAAGGGATGGAGCCGCTTCGTGAAGGAGAAACACCTCCACGCCGGGGACACCGTCTCCTTCCTCCGCGCCCCCACGGTGCAGCCGCCTCTTCATTGA